One window of Trichomycterus rosablanca isolate fTriRos1 chromosome 2, fTriRos1.hap1, whole genome shotgun sequence genomic DNA carries:
- the LOC134302089 gene encoding GTPase IMAP family member 8-like: MKYMKKYMKYMKKMIYSFCLAIQEYELLSTPQNYHPPPHYTIILLGKTGVGKSACANSILGKKAFVSKKSIKTVTKQVQMDRVIFDGEIFHVYDTPGVFDPDRNNDNLKQFESLLQPGKAVYNVVLLVMKADRLSPEDEEAVNLIKDFIPERLIRNTWILFTRGDELEREDLTIEEFIEETYKLKRIVQRFENRYHVFNNFSSSPHQVRSLINKIKITAQIIYPEMIFPQILLDPEEDPLHRRIVLVGKSGSGKSATGNTILGKKRFRSEFSCSSVTVKCEKEKAVVTGRNLTVIDTPGIFDTTTNLRKLAEEIGRRIYLSAPGPHAFLYVHSIITRFTEQDVIDKLERIFGKGMSKYTIILFTHGDSLKNKTINIESEIQKNKSLRKVIDQCGGRYHIFNNKDRRGKHQVTELLHKIDRMVKQNRGRRYSNEMLKEAEKLRQEDERNQNKEGFKAFYRKYKWRLFAAFFGGGAGLGAAVGAIVGVCVGGPVGAAIGAGVGAGIGAGIGSLAIHIWVFT, encoded by the exons ATGAAGTACATGAAGAAGTACATGAAGTACATGAAGAAGATGATTTACAGCTTCTGTTTAGCCATAC AGGAATATGAGTTACTGAGCACCCCACAGAACTATCATCCACCTCCACATTACACGATAATCCTCCTAGGAAAAACAGGAGTTGGGAAAAGTGCTTGTGCAAACAGCATCCTGGGAAAAAAGGCTTTTGTTTCTAAGAAGAGCATTAAAACTGTAACTAAGCAGGTTCAGATGGACAGAGTGATTTTTGATGGAGAGATTTTTCATGTGTACGACACTCCAGGAGTGTTTGATCCAGACAGGAACAATGACAATCTAAAACAGTTCGAGTCTCTCCTCCAGCCTGGTAAGGCAGTTTATAATGTGGTGTTGTTGGTGATGAAGGCTGACAGACTAAGTCCAGAAGATGAGGAAGCTGTTAATCTGATAAAGGATTTTATACCAGAACGTCTCATCAGAAACACCTGGATCCTCTTCACCAGAGGAGATGAGCTGGAGAGAGAAGATCTCACTATAGAAGAGTTTATAGAAGAAACTTATAAACTAAAGAGAATCGTGCAGAGATTTGAGAACAGATATCACGTCTTCAACAACTTCTCCTCAAGTCCACATCAAGTCAGAAGTTTAATCAACAAGATCAAAATAACTGCACAGATCATCT ATCCAGAGATGATTTTTCCACAAATACTACTTGACCCTGAGGAAGATCCTCTTCACAGAAGAATTGTGCTGGTGGGGAAGAGCGGTTCTGGAAAGAGTGCTACAGGAAACACCATCCTGGGAAAGAAGAGATTCAGATCTGAGTTCAGTTGTAGCTCTGTAACAGTAAAATGTGAAAAAGAGAAAGCAGTGGTTACAGGAAGGAATCTAACTGTGATCGACACACCAGGAATATTTGACACAACAACAAATCTTCGGAAGTTAGCTGAGGAGATAGGGAGGAGAATCTATCTGTCTGCTCCAGGTCCTCACGCTTTCCTTTATGTTCATTCTATTATTACCAGATTCACTGAACAGGATGTGATAGACAAATTAGAGAGGATTTTTGGAAAAGGCATGAGCAAATACACAATCATTCTCTTCACTCATGGCgattcattaaaaaataaaacaataaacattgaGAGTGAGATACAGAAAAACAAATCTTTAAGGAAAGTAATAGATCAGTGTGGAGGTAGATATCACATCTTCAACAATAAAGACCGGAGAGGGAAACACCAGGTCACTGAGCTGTTACACAAGATCGACAGAATGGTGAAGCAGAATAGAGGAAGGCGCTACTCCAATGAGATGTTAAAGGAAGCAGAGAAACTCAGACAAGAGGATGAGAGAAACCAAAATAAAGAAGGGTTTAAAGCATTTTACAGAAAATACAAATGGAGGTTGTTTGCTGCTTTTTTTGGTGGGGGAGCAGGACTTGGAGCTGCAGTAGGAGCTATAGTAGGTGTTTGTGTTGGTGGTCCTGTAGGTGCAGCCATTGGTGCAGGCGTTGGTGCAGGCATTGGTGCAGGCATTGGCTCTCTTGCAA TTCACATTTGGGTTTTCACTTAA